In the genome of Eggerthella sp. YY7918, one region contains:
- the feoB gene encoding ferrous iron transport protein B, with product MTTLDSVPLGKTATVESVGGEGSLRQHFLDMGIIPQADVTMVKHAPMGDPVEVRIHGYELTLRLDDARKITVDDVRGDVEARAGGARVSRSFAERKPEPHPGFGEGGKFHDKAEERPLPEGEPITFALVGNQNCGKTTLFNQLTGANQHVGNFPGVTVDRKDGRIKGHAQAEVTDLPGIYSMSPYSSEEIVTRQFLLDEKPRGIINIVDATNIERNLYLTMQLLELGVPMVLALNMMDEVEGNGGTIRVNEMEKLLGIPVIPISATKNEGIAELVDHALHVARFQEPPLSQDFCASDAHGGAVHRCLHGIMALVGDHAERAGIPVRFAASKLAEGDALVLERLNLDQNEKEMLEHIVSQMEAERGLDRAAAIADMRFCFIGKVCDECVVKPRESREHARSERVDRLLTGTYTALPAFVIIMALVFWLTFNVVGAWLSELLDAGITWLTDVVANGLAAAQVNEGLQSLVIDGVFNGVGSVLSFLPIIVTLFFFLSLLEDSGYMARVAFVMDKLLRKIGLSGRSIVPMLVGFGCTVPAVMASRTLPSERDRKMTILLTPYMSCSAKLPIYAFFTAAFFPTIGGAVMVGLYFGGIVVGVLVALLMRKTLFAGEAVPFVMELPNYRMPSARNVGQLLWEKAKDFLERAFTVIFVATIVIWFLQTFDFGLNMVADSADSMLAVVAGWVSPLFAPLGFGDWRISTALVTGVMAKESVVSTLSVLFGSTASLVAVLTPLTALGLLVFCLLYTPCIAAVASVRRELGGTWALVVVFSQLAVAWLAALVVRGVGLGLEASGLNGWSLVVGACVLVLAMLAIARIRQRRRAGVPACGGSCEGCTLSCDQRISALEDDFAKKKEV from the coding sequence GTGACAACATTGGACAGCGTGCCTCTGGGCAAGACCGCCACGGTTGAATCGGTTGGCGGCGAAGGGTCGCTTCGTCAGCACTTTCTGGATATGGGTATTATTCCGCAGGCCGATGTGACCATGGTGAAGCATGCTCCGATGGGGGACCCGGTAGAGGTGCGCATCCATGGCTACGAGCTGACCTTGCGCCTGGACGATGCGCGTAAGATCACCGTCGATGACGTGCGCGGTGACGTGGAAGCCCGTGCGGGCGGCGCGCGCGTGTCGCGCAGCTTTGCCGAGCGCAAACCCGAGCCGCATCCCGGTTTTGGCGAGGGTGGAAAATTCCACGATAAGGCGGAAGAGCGGCCCCTTCCGGAGGGTGAGCCGATCACGTTTGCGCTGGTGGGAAACCAGAATTGCGGCAAGACCACCTTGTTCAATCAGCTGACCGGCGCGAATCAGCACGTTGGCAATTTCCCCGGCGTGACGGTCGATCGCAAGGACGGCCGCATCAAGGGGCATGCCCAGGCGGAGGTAACCGACCTGCCGGGCATCTATTCCATGTCGCCCTATTCAAGCGAAGAGATTGTTACGCGACAGTTTTTGCTTGACGAGAAACCTCGCGGCATCATCAATATCGTGGATGCCACCAACATCGAGCGCAACCTGTATTTAACCATGCAGCTCTTGGAGTTGGGCGTGCCGATGGTGCTCGCGCTCAATATGATGGACGAGGTGGAGGGCAACGGTGGCACCATCCGCGTGAATGAGATGGAGAAACTGCTGGGCATTCCCGTCATCCCCATCTCTGCCACAAAGAACGAAGGCATCGCCGAGCTGGTCGATCACGCGTTGCACGTCGCTCGCTTTCAGGAGCCGCCTCTGTCGCAAGACTTTTGCGCGTCGGATGCGCATGGCGGCGCCGTCCATCGCTGCCTGCACGGCATCATGGCGCTGGTGGGCGACCATGCGGAACGCGCCGGCATTCCGGTGCGCTTTGCCGCGAGCAAGCTGGCCGAGGGTGACGCGCTGGTGCTGGAGCGGCTCAACCTTGATCAAAACGAGAAAGAGATGCTTGAGCACATCGTCAGCCAGATGGAAGCCGAACGCGGGCTTGATCGTGCGGCGGCTATCGCTGATATGCGCTTCTGTTTCATAGGCAAGGTGTGCGACGAGTGTGTGGTGAAGCCTCGCGAAAGCCGCGAACATGCGCGGAGCGAACGCGTCGATCGGCTGCTGACCGGCACCTATACCGCCTTGCCGGCGTTTGTGATCATTATGGCGCTGGTATTCTGGCTTACGTTCAATGTGGTGGGCGCGTGGCTCTCCGAGCTGCTGGATGCAGGCATCACATGGCTTACCGACGTGGTGGCAAACGGGCTTGCGGCGGCGCAGGTGAACGAAGGCTTGCAATCGCTCGTTATCGACGGCGTGTTCAATGGCGTGGGCAGCGTGCTGAGTTTCCTACCCATCATTGTGACGCTGTTCTTCTTCTTGTCGCTGCTGGAGGACTCGGGCTACATGGCGCGCGTGGCGTTTGTGATGGACAAACTGCTGCGCAAAATCGGGCTTTCGGGGCGCTCTATCGTGCCGATGCTGGTGGGATTCGGCTGTACGGTGCCTGCCGTCATGGCGTCGCGCACGCTGCCTTCGGAGCGCGACCGTAAAATGACGATCCTGCTCACACCCTATATGAGCTGTTCGGCGAAGCTTCCCATTTACGCGTTTTTCACGGCTGCATTTTTTCCGACCATTGGCGGTGCGGTTATGGTGGGGTTGTATTTTGGCGGCATTGTCGTGGGTGTGCTCGTGGCGCTGCTCATGCGTAAAACGCTGTTTGCCGGCGAGGCGGTGCCCTTCGTCATGGAGCTGCCGAATTACCGTATGCCGAGTGCGCGCAATGTGGGGCAGCTTCTGTGGGAGAAGGCGAAGGACTTCTTGGAGCGCGCGTTCACGGTCATTTTTGTGGCGACCATCGTCATCTGGTTTTTGCAGACGTTCGACTTCGGACTCAATATGGTGGCCGATTCGGCCGACAGCATGCTCGCCGTGGTGGCGGGGTGGGTGTCTCCTCTGTTTGCGCCGCTGGGCTTTGGTGACTGGCGTATTTCAACCGCGCTTGTCACCGGCGTGATGGCGAAGGAAAGCGTGGTCAGCACCCTTTCCGTTTTGTTCGGAAGCACGGCAAGCTTGGTGGCGGTGCTGACTCCGCTTACGGCGTTGGGGCTGCTGGTTTTTTGTTTGCTGTATACCCCTTGTATCGCGGCCGTGGCTTCGGTGAGGCGCGAGCTGGGAGGCACGTGGGCGCTCGTGGTGGTGTTTAGCCAGCTGGCGGTTGCCTGGCTTGCAGCTCTTGTAGTGCGCGGCGTGGGGCTAGGG
- the cydD gene encoding thiol reductant ABC exporter subunit CydD, with product MIDRAIFELPGVRRILAQLVCSGVLQALCIIGQAWFLGCALANLWDGQPLAEQVSFVALFFVCFVAKQGIVNVEDAQLDSYAYKQADDLRQQLLKRVFTTKAQVVRDNGTGNVTAAVLEGVDQVQTYFHLILPKITSIVTIPLVLLVFTLALDWVSALIMFIMFPFIVLYMIILGRNAKDEASKQYRTFQVLSNHFIDTLRGIDTLKLLGASKRHAASIFEVSERFRAATMKTLRMATLSSFVLDMFSTLSIAAVAFMLGMRLLDGSVQLLPALAILVVAPEYFKPIRNFASDYHASLDGVNALKSIQHLIGDNNVPDPEVPLAPWQATSTLMLAHVGCAYPNRRVLDDVTITFEGFQKYGIVGTSGAGKSTLANLLGGFLSPDSGHIAVQGIPVPGLHQADWQSQIAYIPQDPYIFHATLRENIAFYRPDATRAEIERAVSIVGLDKLVRELPQGLDTLIGEGARGLSGGQAQRIALARAFLDDARHILIFDEPTAHLDIETEMELKERMLPLMENHLVLFATHRLHWLHDMDTVIVLEEGRIAERGSLSELSGRDGALTRLASQMAWDAA from the coding sequence ATGATAGACAGAGCGATATTCGAACTGCCGGGCGTTCGCCGAATACTCGCCCAGCTCGTGTGCTCGGGCGTGCTTCAGGCGCTGTGCATCATTGGACAGGCCTGGTTTTTGGGATGCGCCCTGGCAAACCTCTGGGACGGACAGCCCCTCGCAGAGCAAGTGTCGTTTGTCGCGCTGTTTTTCGTGTGCTTCGTCGCCAAACAAGGCATCGTGAATGTCGAAGATGCGCAGCTCGATAGCTACGCCTACAAACAGGCCGACGATCTGCGACAACAGCTGCTCAAGCGCGTGTTCACCACCAAGGCGCAGGTGGTTCGCGACAACGGTACCGGCAACGTGACGGCAGCGGTGCTGGAAGGGGTCGACCAGGTACAAACCTACTTCCACCTCATCCTTCCCAAAATTACGTCAATCGTCACCATTCCCCTCGTCCTCCTTGTGTTCACGCTTGCGCTCGACTGGGTGTCGGCGCTCATCATGTTCATCATGTTTCCGTTCATCGTGCTGTACATGATCATCCTGGGACGCAATGCCAAAGACGAAGCGTCGAAGCAATACCGCACCTTCCAGGTGCTTTCAAACCACTTCATCGATACGTTGCGCGGCATCGACACCCTTAAACTGCTCGGCGCCAGCAAGCGTCATGCCGCCAGCATCTTTGAAGTGAGCGAGCGCTTTCGTGCAGCCACCATGAAGACGCTGCGGATGGCGACGCTCTCCAGCTTTGTCCTCGATATGTTCTCGACGCTTTCCATCGCTGCGGTGGCATTCATGCTGGGCATGCGACTGCTCGACGGCTCGGTACAACTCCTTCCCGCCCTTGCCATCCTCGTGGTCGCGCCGGAGTATTTCAAACCCATCCGCAACTTCGCGTCGGACTACCACGCCTCGCTCGACGGCGTGAACGCGCTCAAATCCATCCAGCATCTGATCGGGGACAACAACGTGCCCGACCCCGAGGTACCGCTTGCCCCCTGGCAGGCCACCTCAACCCTCATGCTCGCCCACGTTGGTTGCGCGTATCCGAACCGCCGCGTGCTCGACGACGTAACGATTACGTTTGAAGGCTTTCAAAAGTACGGCATTGTGGGCACCAGTGGTGCAGGTAAAAGCACGCTCGCAAATCTTCTGGGAGGTTTTCTTTCCCCCGATAGCGGACACATTGCCGTGCAGGGCATCCCCGTGCCCGGCCTTCATCAGGCTGATTGGCAAAGCCAAATCGCCTACATACCGCAAGATCCGTACATCTTCCACGCCACATTGCGCGAAAACATCGCGTTTTACCGTCCCGACGCCACGCGCGCCGAGATTGAGCGTGCCGTGAGCATTGTCGGTTTAGATAAGCTTGTGCGCGAACTTCCCCAGGGTCTCGACACGCTCATCGGCGAAGGTGCGCGTGGGCTCAGCGGCGGACAGGCGCAGCGAATCGCCCTTGCGCGCGCCTTTTTGGACGATGCCCGCCACATCCTGATCTTCGACGAACCCACCGCCCATCTTGACATCGAAACCGAGATGGAGCTGAAGGAGCGGATGCTTCCCCTGATGGAAAACCATCTTGTGCTGTTTGCCACCCACCGCCTGCACTGGCTGCACGACATGGACACCGTCATCGTTCTGGAAGAAGGGCGCATTGCCGAAAGGGGCTCCTTGTCCGAACTGAGCGGGCGCGACGGCGCACTCACACGACTTGCGTCGCAGATGGCATGGGATGCCGCATGA
- the cydC gene encoding thiol reductant ABC exporter subunit CydC — MKQKSPDRWVKPFFKQYRTALAVALCLGVATFGFASGLMFTSGFLIAAAAEMPGSILMIHLPTVFVRIFGVGKPVLQYLERLTSHDWVLRMTSGLRSKLYASIEGDAINFRRTRRTGDVLGLLAEDIGHLQNLYLRTVFPLVVAWLLSIVIVVVLGFFSWWFALAMALSLFVITVVLPLVSTLVNRARISRAKAMKNELYRELTDNVLGVSDWLFARRGDEYLNRHHASEQALRAINTKLDRFARWRDLLATVLFGGLAILTLVWAAGQYGGVHGASANWIAAIVLGFFPLIDAFAPLSTAAAESGAYRDSIERLNEMPEERPAAAAPATQDPLTLHIQDVRYRYPASTRMVLDGITLTIEPGERIAILGRSGSGKSTLASLMRGDLTPSAGSVTLGGQATNLFGDDMACYLGVIQQQTYLFNRPLIENLRIGNEAASVEEVWEVLERVGLRSMVEQLPEGLNTLVDEAGMRFSGGERHRIALARVLLQDTPLILLDEPTVGLDPATERALLKTILETTKGKTLILITHHLQGVADMDRVVFVEDGRLALTGTPSDLERTSERYRTLLAFDRGLAPCPSKALA, encoded by the coding sequence ATGAAACAGAAATCTCCCGATCGCTGGGTTAAACCCTTCTTCAAACAATACCGCACCGCCCTGGCCGTCGCCTTGTGTTTAGGCGTTGCCACCTTCGGGTTTGCATCGGGCCTCATGTTCACCTCGGGCTTTCTTATTGCCGCCGCAGCGGAGATGCCTGGCAGCATTCTCATGATTCACCTGCCCACCGTTTTTGTACGCATCTTTGGCGTCGGCAAGCCCGTTCTTCAGTACCTTGAGCGCTTGACCAGCCACGACTGGGTGCTTCGTATGACCTCGGGGCTGCGTTCGAAACTGTATGCCTCCATCGAAGGCGATGCCATCAACTTCCGTCGAACGCGGCGCACCGGCGATGTGCTCGGGCTTTTGGCAGAAGATATCGGGCACTTGCAGAACCTGTATTTGCGTACGGTTTTCCCGCTTGTGGTCGCCTGGCTGCTCTCGATCGTGATCGTGGTGGTGCTCGGCTTCTTCTCGTGGTGGTTCGCGCTGGCGATGGCGCTTTCGCTGTTCGTGATTACGGTGGTGCTCCCCCTCGTTTCAACGTTGGTGAACCGAGCACGCATCTCGCGCGCCAAAGCCATGAAAAACGAGCTGTATCGCGAACTGACCGACAACGTGTTAGGTGTGTCGGACTGGCTGTTCGCCCGGCGTGGCGACGAATATCTCAACCGCCATCACGCCTCCGAACAAGCGCTGCGCGCCATCAATACCAAACTCGACCGCTTCGCGCGCTGGCGCGACTTGCTAGCGACGGTACTCTTCGGCGGTCTGGCGATACTGACCCTTGTGTGGGCTGCCGGACAATACGGCGGCGTGCATGGCGCTTCGGCCAACTGGATTGCCGCTATCGTGCTGGGATTCTTCCCCCTTATCGATGCCTTCGCGCCGCTGTCGACCGCCGCTGCCGAATCGGGCGCCTATCGCGACTCGATCGAACGCCTCAACGAAATGCCCGAAGAACGCCCCGCCGCCGCAGCGCCCGCGACGCAGGATCCGCTTACGCTGCACATACAAGACGTTCGCTACCGCTATCCCGCCTCGACCCGCATGGTGCTTGACGGCATAACCCTTACCATCGAACCCGGCGAGCGCATAGCGATCCTTGGTCGCAGCGGATCGGGCAAAAGCACGCTCGCTTCGCTCATGCGCGGCGATTTGACGCCGAGTGCGGGAAGCGTCACGCTTGGCGGTCAGGCCACCAACCTTTTCGGCGATGACATGGCGTGCTACCTTGGAGTCATCCAGCAGCAAACCTACCTATTCAACCGCCCGCTGATTGAAAACCTGCGCATCGGCAACGAAGCCGCTTCGGTCGAAGAGGTGTGGGAGGTACTTGAGCGGGTGGGACTTCGTTCGATGGTCGAACAGCTGCCCGAGGGGCTGAACACGCTGGTCGACGAGGCCGGCATGCGCTTTTCGGGCGGCGAGCGCCACCGCATCGCGCTCGCACGCGTTCTTTTGCAAGACACCCCTCTCATCCTTTTGGACGAGCCGACGGTGGGCCTCGACCCCGCCACCGAGCGCGCGCTGCTGAAAACCATCCTCGAAACCACGAAGGGTAAAACGCTTATCCTCATTACGCATCACCTTCAGGGAGTAGCGGACATGGACCGCGTCGTCTTCGTGGAAGACGGCCGGCTCGCGCTTACCGGAACCCCGTCTGACCTAGAGCGCACCAGCGAACGCTACCGCACCCTGCTCGCGTTCGATCGCGGCCTTGCTCCCTGCCCGTCGAAAGCGCTCGCGTAG
- the proC gene encoding pyrroline-5-carboxylate reductase, with the protein MSTTDAAHNEAALGFIGFGNMAQAMARGLIESHTCSGSRITACAAHFDKLQKNAAALGVQPAQTAAEVVEASDLVILAVKPYQVAQVVESVRDALANKIVISVAAGCDFDFYETILASGTHHLSTIPNTPIAVGHGVIACENRHSLTEDEYALFTGIFGQIALIEPVDTKLLSTASSVAGCGPAFAAMFLEALSDAGVKHGLPRATAYRLASQMMLGTAALQLATGEHPGAMKDAVCSPGGTTIKGVAALEKGGFRSSIISAVDATKGE; encoded by the coding sequence ATGAGCACGACAGACGCGGCACACAACGAGGCCGCCCTCGGTTTTATTGGCTTTGGCAACATGGCCCAAGCAATGGCCCGCGGCCTGATTGAAAGCCACACCTGTTCCGGATCGCGCATCACCGCGTGCGCCGCGCACTTCGACAAACTTCAGAAAAACGCCGCCGCCCTTGGTGTGCAGCCCGCACAAACAGCCGCCGAGGTTGTTGAGGCGAGCGACCTTGTCATTTTGGCGGTAAAGCCTTATCAGGTTGCCCAGGTGGTCGAATCCGTACGCGACGCCCTTGCCAACAAGATAGTCATATCGGTGGCAGCGGGCTGCGACTTCGATTTCTACGAAACCATTCTCGCTTCGGGAACCCATCACCTGTCCACCATCCCCAACACGCCTATTGCTGTAGGACACGGAGTAATTGCCTGCGAGAATCGTCACTCTCTTACCGAGGACGAATACGCTCTGTTTACCGGCATCTTCGGCCAGATCGCACTCATTGAGCCGGTAGACACCAAGCTGCTTTCGACCGCAAGTTCCGTTGCAGGCTGCGGACCTGCTTTTGCGGCCATGTTCTTAGAGGCGCTGAGCGATGCGGGCGTGAAGCACGGCCTTCCGCGCGCAACCGCCTATCGTCTCGCCTCCCAAATGATGCTGGGAACCGCCGCCCTTCAGTTGGCAACCGGCGAGCATCCCGGCGCCATGAAAGATGCCGTCTGCTCGCCGGGCGGCACCACCATCAAAGGCGTTGCTGCACTTGAGAAGGGTGGTTTCCGTAGCAGCATCATCAGTGCCGTTGATGCGACGAAAGGCGAATAG
- a CDS encoding GGDEF domain-containing protein encodes MAIKLKTSRVDVQVCIIVAVVVVLSFICVYAFNYFVTYSQMIDSLKERCDGINTYVENVLDTSTFEGIESADDMTDPSYLAIQDSLERVKVATGARYLYTAKRADDGSLIYVVDGLPPESEDFRKPGDPIEEEIIPDMERALANEIVYPDDIMDTGWGYVFVAYYPIHEAGEVVGVVGIEFNAQRQYESFHMVRIGTPIIAGIFLLIAIVVSWLVFRRISNPWYRDMANTDYLTGLKNRNAFEIDLANWSGTEEAKAIGALSIDLDGLKEMNDTFGHPAGDEYIVAAARIVADACKDSGAVYRVGGDEFVALCFGLTESQAQQIIENMRAATVGQTVQGCPISLSIGWAVHKKGESVEQTIGRADRRMYEEKHARHENPNQA; translated from the coding sequence ATGGCCATAAAATTAAAGACAAGCAGGGTTGATGTACAAGTCTGCATTATTGTTGCCGTCGTTGTGGTGCTCTCGTTTATCTGTGTGTATGCTTTTAATTATTTCGTCACCTACAGCCAGATGATCGATTCACTGAAGGAACGGTGCGACGGCATAAACACCTACGTCGAGAACGTTTTGGATACCTCCACGTTTGAGGGGATCGAATCGGCGGACGATATGACAGACCCTTCGTATCTGGCTATCCAAGACTCGCTCGAACGCGTCAAGGTTGCCACGGGCGCCCGCTATCTTTACACCGCAAAACGAGCCGATGACGGGTCGCTTATCTATGTTGTGGACGGTCTACCGCCGGAAAGCGAGGATTTTCGCAAGCCCGGCGATCCGATCGAAGAAGAAATCATTCCTGACATGGAACGCGCACTCGCCAATGAAATCGTGTACCCCGACGACATCATGGACACCGGATGGGGCTATGTATTCGTGGCATACTACCCTATCCACGAGGCAGGCGAAGTGGTCGGCGTCGTCGGCATAGAGTTTAATGCCCAACGACAGTACGAATCCTTCCACATGGTGCGAATCGGCACGCCGATTATTGCCGGTATATTTTTGCTGATCGCGATTGTTGTATCGTGGCTCGTCTTCCGACGCATATCCAACCCGTGGTATCGCGATATGGCCAATACCGATTACCTCACCGGCCTCAAAAACCGCAACGCCTTTGAAATAGACTTGGCGAACTGGAGCGGCACCGAAGAGGCGAAGGCGATTGGAGCCCTTTCGATAGACCTCGACGGTTTGAAGGAAATGAACGATACCTTTGGACACCCCGCGGGCGACGAATACATAGTTGCCGCTGCACGCATTGTCGCCGATGCCTGCAAAGACAGCGGAGCGGTATACCGCGTGGGCGGCGACGAATTCGTAGCGCTGTGCTTCGGCCTCACCGAAAGTCAAGCGCAACAGATTATCGAGAACATGCGCGCGGCGACAGTCGGCCAAACCGTGCAGGGATGCCCCATCTCGCTCTCGATTGGATGGGCCGTCCACAAGAAGGGTGAGTCGGTTGAACAGACAATCGGCCGTGCCGACCGCCGCATGTACGAGGAAAAACACGCCCGGCACGAGAACCCGAATCAGGCGTAG
- a CDS encoding sodium-dependent transporter, with the protein MAIEGMPIVRSSWSGKWAFILAAAASAVGLGNMWRFPYLAAKYGGGTFLITYLVLVFTFGVSLLLLETALGRKTGQSAVGAFKQFGKKYAFIGILASAVPFIITPYYCIIGGWVTKYAAAYVINGPTALADGGDFFSGFITSNTESFLWMLVFMAIVFLIVSLGVKGGIEKANLFMMPALIVMAVGIAIYTLTMPGAIDGALYYLVPDFSKFSPELVIGALGQMFYSLSLAMGIMITYGSYLDKKSSLTSSVARIGGFDIGVSFLAGLMIVPAAFVAMGSGEAVAANSGPSLMFITLPGVFADMGNAAAIVGFLFFLLVLFAALTSAISLTETCVSIVQDGMGWQRRPAFLLVIGVITVAGIFVNLGYNGLSFIEPLGAGSSLLDFFDFLSNSVIMPIVALLTCVFVGWVIKPKAIIDEVRISSRFRLAGAWTVIIKYVAPVLVVVILVAYVAQTFGLVSF; encoded by the coding sequence ATGGCAATTGAAGGCATGCCTATCGTCCGGTCGTCATGGTCGGGCAAGTGGGCGTTCATCTTGGCTGCAGCAGCTTCCGCTGTGGGCTTAGGAAATATGTGGCGCTTTCCGTACTTGGCCGCCAAGTACGGCGGCGGTACGTTTTTGATCACGTACCTGGTGCTTGTATTCACCTTTGGCGTGTCGCTCTTGCTGCTGGAAACGGCGCTTGGACGCAAAACCGGCCAGTCGGCTGTCGGCGCGTTCAAGCAGTTCGGCAAAAAGTATGCCTTCATTGGCATTCTTGCTTCAGCGGTGCCGTTTATTATCACGCCGTATTACTGCATCATCGGCGGCTGGGTGACGAAATATGCGGCTGCTTATGTCATCAACGGTCCTACCGCACTTGCTGACGGCGGCGACTTTTTCTCGGGCTTTATCACCAGTAATACCGAGAGCTTCCTCTGGATGCTTGTATTTATGGCCATCGTGTTTCTTATTGTTTCGCTGGGCGTAAAGGGCGGCATCGAGAAAGCGAACCTCTTTATGATGCCGGCGCTTATCGTTATGGCGGTAGGTATTGCAATATATACCCTCACGATGCCTGGCGCTATCGACGGTGCGCTGTACTATCTCGTACCCGATTTCAGCAAGTTCTCGCCCGAGCTTGTTATCGGTGCGCTTGGCCAGATGTTCTACAGTCTGTCGCTGGCGATGGGCATTATGATCACCTATGGTTCGTACCTCGATAAAAAGTCGAGCCTTACCTCCAGTGTGGCGCGTATCGGTGGTTTCGATATCGGCGTTTCGTTTCTTGCGGGCCTCATGATTGTGCCGGCTGCGTTTGTGGCTATGGGCTCGGGCGAAGCGGTAGCGGCCAATTCCGGCCCCTCGCTCATGTTCATTACGCTGCCTGGCGTGTTCGCCGATATGGGAAATGCGGCAGCGATCGTGGGCTTCCTGTTCTTCCTGCTGGTGCTGTTTGCAGCACTGACCAGCGCTATCTCACTCACCGAGACATGCGTGTCCATCGTGCAAGACGGCATGGGCTGGCAGCGCCGGCCGGCGTTTCTTCTGGTCATCGGCGTTATTACGGTGGCGGGTATTTTCGTGAACCTCGGGTACAACGGACTGTCGTTCATCGAGCCGCTCGGTGCCGGATCGAGCCTGCTTGACTTCTTCGACTTCCTGTCCAACTCGGTCATCATGCCTATTGTGGCGCTGCTCACGTGCGTGTTTGTGGGATGGGTTATCAAGCCGAAGGCCATCATTGACGAAGTGCGCATTTCGAGCCGTTTCCGTCTGGCGGGCGCGTGGACTGTCATCATCAAGTATGTTGCGCCGGTGCTGGTAGTGGTTATCCTCGTGGCCTACGTGGCGCAGACCTTCGGGTTGGTGAGCTTCTAG
- a CDS encoding aegerolysin family protein — protein MEIKMGGAAMQTDHEIKAPADSADGPDQGHNQWVEFCVDYKNFPYDQGVALGSMEDIHLECGKLYITNKDIELRESDLPRPLYSVHSSAGVLGACGRYCAAVGTQGTIILHEQGQLGFPDTLGRPVLTVTWQCLWRSYACNSITVNSIDEHYEVTSVTPVPTDGPLGRIVITLTYIP, from the coding sequence TTGGAAATCAAAATGGGAGGTGCAGCGATGCAAACGGACCATGAGATCAAGGCCCCGGCCGATTCCGCCGATGGGCCGGACCAGGGCCATAACCAGTGGGTCGAATTCTGCGTGGATTATAAAAACTTTCCTTACGATCAAGGGGTCGCACTGGGCTCGATGGAGGACATCCACCTCGAATGCGGCAAACTGTATATCACCAACAAAGATATCGAATTGAGGGAGTCCGACCTCCCTCGCCCGCTCTATTCCGTCCACTCCTCCGCGGGGGTCTTAGGCGCCTGCGGACGCTATTGTGCCGCCGTGGGCACTCAGGGCACCATCATCCTGCATGAGCAGGGGCAGCTCGGGTTCCCTGACACGTTGGGCCGCCCCGTATTGACGGTCACTTGGCAATGCCTCTGGCGGAGCTATGCCTGCAACAGTATCACCGTCAACAGTATCGATGAGCACTACGAAGTCACCTCTGTCACTCCGGTCCCCACAGACGGGCCCTTGGGGAGGATTGTCATAACACTGACCTACATTCCATAG
- a CDS encoding metallophosphoesterase family protein: MGKTLIVGDMHLKQRIILPRVDAMVARYGIDRIVFVGDYCDERHSSDIMLTDALCLFADWAEDARAAGRQVDLLLGNHDYQYLLGEEGPGTHMEQVEEVRALLGELEPMVATTVEGFLITHAGLTESWVGEYVDEFADADEAAICLNELYRSGSAENLRILFERGPGRGGWDLPGPLWADRDELRSDAVVGINQIVGHTPVSTCELVCGGEGDAHDAQVWLCDTFSLAPQLFAIGDGSMLLVEDGQVSVVGGDDDEELFPWSYVVSEWESANIHW; encoded by the coding sequence ATGGGTAAGACCTTAATCGTGGGAGATATGCACTTGAAGCAGCGGATTATTCTTCCGCGTGTAGATGCGATGGTTGCGCGATACGGTATCGATCGCATCGTGTTCGTGGGAGACTATTGCGACGAGCGACATTCAAGCGACATCATGCTCACTGACGCGCTGTGCCTGTTTGCTGACTGGGCCGAGGACGCGCGTGCTGCAGGGAGGCAAGTTGACCTGTTGTTGGGCAATCATGACTACCAATACCTGCTGGGGGAGGAGGGCCCTGGCACGCATATGGAGCAGGTTGAGGAAGTAAGGGCGCTGTTGGGCGAGCTTGAACCAATGGTGGCCACAACTGTTGAGGGGTTTCTTATCACACACGCGGGCCTTACGGAATCGTGGGTCGGTGAGTATGTGGACGAGTTTGCCGACGCTGACGAGGCGGCGATCTGCCTGAACGAGCTCTACCGCAGCGGAAGCGCGGAAAACCTCCGCATCTTGTTCGAACGCGGACCCGGAAGGGGCGGTTGGGATTTGCCGGGCCCCCTGTGGGCCGACCGCGACGAGTTGCGCTCCGATGCGGTGGTCGGTATCAATCAGATTGTGGGCCACACGCCGGTAAGCACCTGCGAACTTGTGTGCGGAGGCGAAGGCGATGCGCATGACGCTCAGGTGTGGCTATGCGACACGTTCTCGCTTGCGCCGCAATTGTTTGCGATAGGGGACGGCAGCATGCTTCTTGTGGAGGATGGTCAGGTGAGCGTTGTCGGTGGCGATGATGACGAGGAGCTGTTCCCCTGGAGCTATGTCGTCTCCGAATGGGAAAGCGCAAACATTCACTGGTAG